AAAATTGTTGGTTTGCATGTATAAACTACTGAATCAAAACCATATTATGGTCGTGTGCTAATCTTCAGAACTCGGGCGAGCAAATGAACTCGAAGTAACAAAAGTTCGGTGATGATTTACCTGACCATGGTTTTTGTGATCTCAGGAGATACATCTGCACAGATGCTAATAATGATAGTACATGCTTATTTCAAGTCCACCGAAGAGCTACCAAAATGCAACAGGTCTAATAGAGATATGATACATCGTACAGGTATTACCATTTCCATGTATATCAGTTATTCGATAACCAGTTGAGCGAACACGACCGGGCACTGAAATGTCAAACAGTGGACAGACCTGCTAACATTTTCTGTCCATAAATTTCTAGTCACGCATCAAGATTTAAGCCTACCTTTCAAGTCCTCAGACTACAGATACCAAAATTCACCATTTCATTGAAAGAACATATGGTGCATTATTATTGTAATAATCAAAAGGCTGACCCCCCTCCTTTTGTCTTCCCTAACAAAATATCTTTGGCCTCATTGATCTTTGAAGCAAGGTAATGGCTACCGCCTGCATCTGGATGGTTAGCAACCATGACCTTCTTATGCGCCTCTTTTACCTTCTCAGGATGGGCGTTTTCCCTGCAGGGATCAAAGGAGGAAAGGAACAACAACTTAATGAAAGAAAGAAACGTAAATAAATCTCAAATTGCAAGTTACCAAATAAAAACTGTTGAATTAAAAAAAGGGACTTCACAAATGCAGGAATGACTGATCTGAAGTGTTCAACTTTGGAGGGACAAACACAGGACTTAATTCAAACTATAGGTGCTAAAAGAGTACATTTGACAGAACACATATTTGTCTCTCTCAAGAATAGAAAACTACGCCTCTGATAACAATTCCTTTCTGTATCAATGGAGAAAGCATACTAAAAAGAAAGCATATCATTGCAAAGGAGCTAATTTACCAGGGAAATTTCAATTGACTCTTGGTAGATAGGTTAGTTAATGGGAGTTAGGTGCACTGTTACCAGTAGCTCAGTACTTTTTGCCCCACATAGTATGGGTGAAATGCAAGACTGATCCATCTATTCCACTAATCCATCTAAATAAGCCTGCTAATGGACTGGATGTAAATGGGTGGAATGGGTTGGATTTCTAAATGGACTGGCTTTGGTTGGATTCAAATGGGGCAATACTCAGAATGGACTGGAGCGGTTTGGATTCATTGAAAAACGGTGTGGGTTGGTTTGGATGTGGTTACAATTCTTTATGGTCCAAAATGGATTGTAACCATGGATTCAACCCATGGATACGAGTGGATTGCACTAATGGCCTCTGAATACAGTGATCAGTACAAAGCCaaacccagcagcagcagccagcgaAGTGTGTGTGAAGCTTAACCAAAGCTTAAGCCCAAAGCAAGcttagacacacacacacacaagctaGAAAGCACACTTAAGACGCAGATTCATATCAGAGCTCGTAGTCGTAGCAGCGCCCTCCCCCTTCTAGAACCTTCTAGAACCGCCCAATGCCGCtccaccaccacgccgccgtcgccgttgttgacgacgacgacaaggccaagccgcgcctccgcctccgcctccgccgccgtcccgccaccgccgccgcggtcgccgctCAGCCCGACACCGACCACCACGTCGTGGACGACCAACTCCTCCTCGATCAGCATGTCCCCGAACTTGCCCCCGCCGCTGATGTGAAGCGCCGCCGAGGAGGGGAAGCCCTaggaaggaagagagaaagcgaagggagagggagggaaaggggaacgAGCTGCTCGATCTTTGCGAACGCGGCGGCGTCCTGGACCTTTCCTCCCGATGGCGAGTGGTGACAATTGATGAAGATTGGACTGTACGTGGACTGAACCCATGGATATAAAATGGGTTGAACCCACTAGGCTGGAATGGTTTGGGTTAGTTTGGCCTGGAAGTGCTTGTGGGTTGGTTTGGGTTGGATCTTATAAATGGGAAAATGGTGTGGATTGGTTTGGTGGGCTGCCTCGGCAGGTGTTGGGTTGGATTGGTTTTGGATTGGATTTAGACCCATTGGCAGGCTTACATCTAAAATGATAGAATGATCATGTTCAGCTTCTAAAACTATACTTTTATGACATGTCTAATACATAAACATCGAGAGCTACAGAACTATTTGTATTTGGGAAGGGAagagttgttttctttgcaaCTAGCTGTGTTCTATGATGTGTTCATTACAGTAAAATTACAGCTATGAATCCTGTGTCTATTTTAGAAGTTTAATGAGTACCCCTCAATGATGTTCAACAATATCTCCCCATACAGAAAACAAGCATCTCACAGATTTTACTGCATCGGCCTTACAGTCCTTAACTCCCTACATTTCTGTGAAATGTGTACTTCCATTGTTTATGAGGATCTGGCCAACAAATTGGAGGCTTGGGATGGGTGGAATCTTACTATGAGTTAAGAGGGGGGCAGGGATCAGGAAAAGTTCATGAGTATGAGTGCATCAGTTCAACAAAATATCAATGACATGGGGATGGGGTGAAGCTAGATATATGAGTAGATTTGTGctaatacaaatataaacattaaaGATTCATTGACTGTACTACAGATACTACTATGCTTCTATATGATATTTACCTGACACCTAGGATTAAACCAGCTTCTCTTCGAGTCATTGTAGGTTGAAAGCCACCTTCATAGAATTTGCGCATCCTAGGAACTACAGGCCTTGCCTTATAAGCATTCCAAGCTTGGATACTATATCTACCAGCAAGGGCCGCCGCTGCAACCGTGAGTCCTGCTATGAGTGGTGTAGCCTGCAGAAATTAAATATGGAAGTATTAAATCGCTATAACTTTATAACTAACTTTGTCGTGTTGCGCATCCATTTTTGGCCTCTACTTTGTTATTGGCACTCTGTATTCATGCATTAAACTGAAATCAAACATTTAGAGATCATAAAATTATCCAGAAGCTAGAAAGTAAATAAGCACAAACTGGTAGGATGCATGGAGAAGACAATAGGAAATTGTTTTGCGAACTACAAAAATAACCGAAAACAACACGGTCATTAGAAAACTGCCGCTGCATTGCAAACATAAATCAAACCAATGCCAATTTACACTCATTCTTAGTTTCGGACAACCCGCTGATTAATACTTAAAACCATGCAGTGAATGCACCCAAAATGTAATTTCATACCAATAGTAATAGGAGGATGAGAAATGATGTAAGTTATACTAAGATGTTTCCATGATCATTAGTAACAATTCGTGCAGATTGACTATGCCCACCAAGTTCTACTCTAATTGGATTACCGAAGTCCCAGATAAGCAACTGGCTCAACAAATCCACAGAGCAGAGTAATCTGAGCTTTAACTTTCAATCGGAATAATAACAGATTTACCAACAAAGTTCCCAATCTTACATCTACCACACACACCCCTGACTCCAAAATTGCTCAACATTTCACATTAGCAATCAGTGCAACACCTGGAAAATTCCCTCTATAGCTGCACCTGGTTCCCTTACCCTACGGATGGGATTGCTCAAACAAAAACTCAATCCAATCTTAGCACATGCAAACGACACACGAGCCACTAACCAAAGCTGGAATCTCTGAGAGGGAGAAGAGATCACCATTTCCGGTACTCCGCCACCGGCCAGCCCGGCGCACTAGGCGCGAGAGGGACGGGTACGCGATAGGGCtcggctacgcggaggcggcaGGGTACCCGGCGCTAAGGCCGCCCCGGCGGTCGCCGGaggtagtcgtcgtcgtcggcggccgcggcggcgtcggagacCTCGTGGGTGAAGGTGGGAGCGAGGAAACCCTACTTGGGCTTGTGCTGCTTCGGAGTTGGGTCTTCTGGAGAGCTAGTGATGCGGCCCATTTCGTTGGGCTGTTTTGCAATCCAGTCCCTAATTGGGATCGGCAGCAGTGTTAGGGGCCCAAACATTTTGCAATCGGGTCCCTGTTGTAATTGTTGCGTATTTTACAATCAGGTCCCTGAGTGAGTGTTTCCGATGTTAGGGCATCAGCAACGTGCTCACAAATCGGGTCGTAAGCAATAAATACACCTTTACTACGTGGTATTAAGCATTGTGGGGCTAGTACATAACTACGACCGGGTCATACCACTACTGCCGGAAGCAAGGAAATAGTATATGCATGTACACAGTGTTTTCTTACAGCAAAAGCATTGCTTCTCCCAGCGTTGCATGCATGCTCTGTCCTTGCTACGATTTTTTTTACCCCATGGACCCCACCTTACTGCGAACTCACAGAAATAAGCAATGTGAAGCACGTCTCCCTCTATTGCCGCTTGTCATTTGGGCCCACGCTAATACCGATGTGGATAGTAAATGTTGCTGATGCCCTTACAGACACACAGGTTTATGGGTTTGTTGTCCCTATGTGTCGAGAGCACGGGCCTATTGGGTACTCCGTTGAGACCTATGCGCTTTTGGATAGCCAACAGCGAATGCAGGTTTATGGGATTATACGTATGCACTTAGTTCTTGAGGACAGGTCACTGCTTGTTAGGTCCGCTACGGTGGTCTATGCCTTTCACGGTACTCCCTCTGTTAcacaaatttgaatttcaaaatagaAATGTTAAAAATTTCACATTGAGAAAATTTAACATTGGGGCATAGACCACCATGGCGGACCTAGCAAGCAGTGATCTGCCCTCAAGAACTAAGTGCATATGTACAATTTCATAAATCTGCATTCGCTGCTGACTGTCCAAAAACGTACCGGTCTCAACGGAGTACCTAATAGACTCGTGCTCTCGTCATATAGGGACAACGAACCCGCCATGGTGGTGTATGCCTAATTTTAAAAATCTCGAAATTCTCTGCAGGGACTTTGTACGTTTTGCAAAATAATCCCTGATAGCCGTTGGATTTTCACAGACAGCCATCGCATAGGGGTTTGGGTTTTCTCTCTCgcggcgccgtcgacgacctcatcgccggcgccgccgcgcacgtGCTCCGGTTGTCCCATCCCTGAGCGGAGGGAGATTCAAGCCGAGGCGGCGTacggtggcggcgccgacggcgacctCGGTGATCCGACGCCCGCGATGGTCGCTTGCCCTAGCCgccgggctgccgccgccgccgccgccgccgcctgataCCCCCATCAGCTTACCCGACACGACAGTCCTCCCCCGCATCGCCCGCGgccatcgccaccgcctccatctGCTCAGCGCGTCACCTCCACGGCGCCTcccttcccccgccgccgccgcctcagtcctcctcccctccgccgccggtgccgccgccaAAATCCcccaccgcgcgcgcgccacctactccctctccctctccaccagGTTCAGGCGAGGTAGTGAGCCCTAATCCTAAGCCCTCATTCCTCTCCCCCACCGCGCCGGCATCAGCTCCACCCCGTTGTCACAAGTCTCCCCCACTGCTGGCATCAGCGTCCTCTCCTCCCCTGGCTCCTCGTGTCCACGCCGCCTGCGGCTGCGCCAAAGTCCAAGGCGTCTAGGCGTCTAGCCCCGCTCGCACTCGCCAGGCCACACACCATCTCCACTCTCCTGAACGCAGCAGCGTCCCCAGCCCCTGCCACTGAGGCGTTGTACTGCATTGCGGACCTCAGGAGCACGGCCGCCACGCAGATGGAAGCCCTCGAAGCGCTGCCGCGGCTatgcccatctccctctcccgcgcATCCAAGGTGAACTTATTTGGAAGATTCCTTGTGCGGTGTGTACCGTTACTATGTCGTCTCTTGTTGCAATGTATGTCACTAGAATTAAGAGTTTAGAGGGTTGATATATTAGGTATGATTTTacttttatcatcttatagCACAATTACACAAATGGATATACTTCCTTCTCTTGCACATTTTGGTATTTTAGAAAGCATATAACATTGGAGTAGTTATTTTTGCCTGCTAATAACAATAAATCTATTAAAGTTTTTGTATGAAATTGTTACTAGTTAATTTATCATAGTACTTATTTCTATAAGAAGTGTATACCTGTAAAAAGTGGTCTGTGTAGCATGTTGTAGGCCATACTATATCCGAAATGTTACTTTTGGAACAGAGGGAATATGTTCCTTAATTCAATTTACTGGGGAAAAAAATGTTCACATGATGGATTTTGCACAAACTGCCATTCTGAGGGCTCAAATAGAATATTTTCCTCATGGCGTACTAATCAATCTTACAGGATGACATGATAGAGTATGCACAACTTCCTACCCTCTTTATGCATGCAAATTATTGAGTCTTATGTGCACTTctggaaaaaggaaagaaatgaGCATGCATGTGTCCTGTTGTGACCACACAATCAATTGCATGCATGTGAGCTGTGTGGCTGTGTTCAAAATTGAATCCGTAAATCCATTATACACGTGTCTGTGTTCCGTACTGTTACTTCACATGCGTCCATGTATATTTCATAATAGCTAGAAGATCCAAACAAAAGATTCATTGAAAGATTCCTTTTTCAGAGTAATGGGAGAATTTTAAGCTTTTTTTTCCCATCAATGTGGAAATTTCTTGTTTTCATACTTTGTAAAATTAAGGCAGGGACTTCTAGGATAGCCTCTAAATTAGTATAAAGAAAGGTTAGTCTGGTTGATTAGTGATTAATAATTTGTTGGACTTCAAGGAATCATATAACTTTTGCTAGGTACCCACTTGTAAAACAACTGAATATCAGGGTCGATGTGATGCAAGAATCCATTGGCTTATGGGTGAATAGTTGACCTGTAGTCTGTGTTGTCATTGTTAATCCTAGCTGATTGAACGCGCTGatgaagcctagaggggggggggtgggtgaataggctgtccctgaaaacttaaaaataaatcgcagcggtaaaattcaaacagacccggaacttcctggtaaggaattccggaacttccggtctcccaggcccggaacttccggtgttctaagacaggaacttccgggtaacAGAATAGAGaagaaattcaaatttcaaaacaagagactaagccaatcttcacaagatggtgcacaggtattctaagcagaggatatatcacagaatcatccacagaaacatcacagaaagagacaagagcaattttttcccgaagttcggatcttgcgatcctactctccgttgaggagctccaaagagctgggtctcgattaaccccttgcctcacttgtgcaaaaaccctagaggaaatccacagccttcaaccccaaacacccctaggcaaatttctagaattgagtgaccaccaagatccaactcaacctacttctagaaatccaccacaagtgtgggttgctctacttggaaagcctctagaatctcagcacaagaacttcactaacttacctcgttccctttcggaggagaggaaatccttcacaaacttacccgggacatccacaatatgcaacggattctcgcgggcgacacctaaccgtctaggagatcatctccaagagtaataagcaccgagatgatagcccacgagatattccaagtgctcacccaagatcctagtcttcacacctctccaaatcttcttctctccctctcaatctctcattCACACATgaattaggctctagattgagtggagaaggcaagaaacacttgggagaggctagcaatAGCTCTAGGTTTgaaaagtgaaagtggaatggccaaggaacgagctgtatatgtataacggctaggtgacatcatctagccgttactcacaaatttgaactggaaactagaTAGGAAGTTTCGGACCTGGAAGATCGGAACTTCCGGACTACACTTAGGAAAATCTTTTTcacaagaccggaacttccggacctggaagacaggaagttccggacttgcatttttggacagatggagtatttgcaaaaatgactcctagggaaacttgacacttggttcacactaagagcacttgatatatctcagagcatcacctggaacccctcttaatagtacggtttttcctaaaaactcgatttcaaaagataaactatcctatgcacttctcgagttccggtccgctttgattttgtactttttgggggtctccaagcatccatcttccacaccttggactaatgcacctgaaagtcactcaatgaactcattagttccttaaccacatttgtcattaatcaccaaaacccactagggggattaatgcactttcacTGATAACTGAGGTCTATGGGAGACCTAACTACATATCCCGAGAGCATATGGTTTCAACTTTAAAGAACCTCCTTGGGAGGTGGAACAGAGCGAGTTGAGCCCTCATCCGTACGAGTACCGTTAATAGAAGGATAAGTGGCCTAATCCTTTAAAGTTATTATTTGTCTGTTTTTTTACGACCGATGTCATATACGAAAGAATATCCAAGAGTTTCTATTAGTATTGTCATGACCAAAATGCCGATGATGCTTGACATCTTGACGTAATGCCTAGGAAATCCTATGAATGAAATCATGAGCTTATTTGCGCAAATATATATTTGCATTACATGCATGTGTTGATTACGTTAGTTACTGAATACATAAAATTTCAGTTTATTACATGTTTCGTAGGAAGATGGCATTAATCAACTAGCCAGCTAATAACAGAGAACATGTTCTTGGTATGGAGTTTATCTTTCAAATGGTGAATGAGTTTTACTGGATGCCGAGTTGACAAACATTGAAAGACCATACTACCATTGTCTGCAGAGGTTGCCAGCGTGCAATTCAATGCTAAAGCAGTTAAAAGAGGATCACAGTCATCCATCTCTTTAAGATATGGTATGGAGTTTTTCAGAtgctaatatatatttatactgcATTCTTCCTCTCATCTGGTGTGCTTAAACCATTCTATAATTTACATCGTAATAACATTTAAAGCCTCAAACAACTTAAATGCTGGTATTTTCTTTTGAATATAAGATGTTCATGGGAAAAGTCTGAAGCGGGAAAACCAATCCTGAAGCTACTATGGAGGAAGTCACTGAGgagaaaactatatatttaaggtTTGGCATCCTATGCTTCTGTAGTGCTCAAGCTATCAATGCAATCTTAATTTTGCTTTCAGATGTTAACTGAAATATTGAATGCTATTTTCCTTGGAGTTACTATAAAATTTACTGACTTGAGTTTATTTTCTTAGATATGATGAGATGTGCCCTTTGAAGTATCTGTGCTCCTATATTGCCATAACGATTTTTAATTAGAACCTCAGTTGTAATATTTTAATCCATATAATGCCAATTGTGCACCTTTCTTCAAGATgagatattttattttcttattgTGTTTGCTCTGGTCTGTAACTAAGACATTAAATGCTCATCCAATTATTGTATTTAAAAGGAGTCCTACAGAATATGTCTTCATTGATCTGACTGTATATTCTAAAGAGTAATTTGATAAAAACCATAAAAAACTTAGATAGTCAAGTTTACAAtcgtaaaatattttttttgtcttgcgATTCTTAATATATGCTACTTTTTGTTGTATTAGATAATAGCGAAAAAAATCTGCACAAATATCACTtgctaatataattttgaatGCCTCTGAAATTACACTGAGATATATATCTTCAGTCTTTTACAGAAAATAAAATGACATTGCTGAAACAAATGACCATTTTTTACGTTAATTGAATAACATGGCAAACCTCCAGAAGAATCTTCATATTAATCGCAGTTCCCCTGTTCACAGAAGATAGGAATTTGAGCTCATGAACAAAATCTTCAGAATCAGGACATGCGTAAAAAATAAGATCATAATCATGAATAAATGAGCTGCATATATCATagtgtttttcttaatttggaTAGCTAGCAAAGATAAATACTATGGTAAACTGCATTAAAACTGGCATAAAGGATATAAGCAGATTAGAgtagcattttcttttcttttctgcagAAGAAGTTCATCGCATTGTAGAGTCTGCATAGGTTCACATCCGAAACCCCACGGCTTATTCACATCCCGATCAGGTCTCCTATGACACAATTAACAACCTATCATTGAAGAGCATGCCTTTCTTCCGTGAGAAGTGTGCTCTCATAGACTCTCTTTTCCCTTCCCTTTGCAAATAGGCAGCGCCAACAGCCATATCTAGGAGGTGAGCCAATCCCTTTCTTCATCAATAGGAGGTGGCTGTAGTGGCTTGCCGCTTGCAGCAAGTTACGATGCatattcttgttttttttccttattttctAACTGAATGaggttatcatttttttttcttttggtacGTACTTATGCTTCGTATCTTGTTGATTGGGGCCTTGTTTGAACCTTATTCTTAGTTAAAAGATTGACTGGTGTAAATCACTTTATCTTATTCTTACATTCTAATGGTGTTCAGTTGATTGTTTCTTTTGAATGTCGGGCAAGCCACTACACTGCCTGAGCCAGAGATAAAAGCATATGATGTGCTCCGGTACATTCATGCTGTAAAGGACACATTCCCAGACCAGCCCTAGAAGCTTGATGAGTCATCATAATTTTGCTTCATTTCAAGAGCAAGAGGTGGAATTACTCACGTATGTCGGTAAGACACTTGCATGCTAATGATTAATTATATTAGAGTGAGATATTTGTGCTATTAGGAGTGTGTATGGATCGCTAAGCTAAATACATGTTActgatattttatttttcagggTACAAAATACATGAACATCCATGTAAAGATCATTTTCAGTGGGTAACAAGCCCAAGTGCCCAACTAGTATatggtactccctcctttttttaCTTATGGTTTAGGACATTTACAGTTTCCAATGCACATGTTTTATTGTTGCTTACTACGATTATATATCcacaaaaataattaaaagcATAACaacatgaaagtatttttccaaGAAAATCAACTAATGACATTTTCACAtgtcaaatcttttttttttgcatatattaGTGAATTAACATTTTGAGTTTTGATTGCACACATTCTAAAACTTCATTTATTTGACAACAGAGGGAGTGTCAACGATTTTATAAGGAAATTAGATTGTGCCTAAGTTGCAAGAATATTATGCAAAGTAATGTCTTTTACCTAAACTTTTCATAGTCCACTAGATAGTGGGAGTAGCTTGTACTAAATGAAAtgat
The window above is part of the Oryza sativa Japonica Group chromosome 7, ASM3414082v1 genome. Proteins encoded here:
- the LOC4342627 gene encoding mitochondrial import inner membrane translocase subunit TIM14-1 encodes the protein MATPLIAGLTVAAAALAGRYSIQAWNAYKARPVVPRMRKFYEGGFQPTMTRREAGLILGVRENAHPEKVKEAHKKVMVANHPDAGGSHYLASKINEAKDILLGKTKGGGSAF